The proteins below are encoded in one region of Halocatena salina:
- a CDS encoding universal stress protein, with protein sequence MEDVLIPHDGSEPSERALAHAMEIAPDAHLTLLTVIDPSSGFGAGAGAPGAAEVWYRSEKSRVESRLADAKQTAERQGMEVETVVEMGRPARTIIDHARSNDVDRIIMGSHGRRGVSRLLLGSVAETVVRCSSIPVTVVP encoded by the coding sequence ATGGAGGATGTGCTCATCCCACACGATGGATCGGAGCCATCCGAACGTGCGCTTGCACACGCAATGGAGATCGCTCCGGATGCACACTTGACGCTCCTCACGGTGATCGATCCGTCGTCGGGGTTCGGAGCGGGGGCTGGTGCACCGGGAGCTGCTGAGGTGTGGTATCGGTCCGAGAAGAGCCGCGTCGAATCCCGGCTTGCGGACGCAAAGCAAACGGCCGAGCGGCAGGGAATGGAGGTCGAGACAGTGGTCGAGATGGGTCGTCCGGCTCGGACGATCATCGATCACGCACGCTCGAACGACGTGGATCGGATCATCATGGGGAGTCACGGACGACGGGGCGTCTCTCGGCTACTGTTGGGAAGCGTCGCTGAGACCGTCGTTCGGTGCTCGTCGATACCGGTGACAGTGGTGCCGTAA
- the gpmI gene encoding 2,3-bisphosphoglycerate-independent phosphoglycerate mutase, whose amino-acid sequence MDAALIILDGWGIGSDGRDAVAAARTPTFDRLRSENGSGTLTTHGGSVGLPTGQMGNSEVGHLTIGAGRVVSQSSTRISDAIADGSIADNEALSDAIEHARAHDGRVHLMGLVSDGGVHSLQSHLHALIELIADHEVPAVTHAFTDGRDTPPTSGIRYLRELEAVASAAGTGHVATVSGRYYAMDRDENWDRTKRAYDAIVNRSAEHTATSAVESIENAYDREETDEYVVPTLIEGGPALTDGDAVVFCNFRADRARQLTRMLADIRPEWSFETTPPDTRLVTMTEYDATFDLPVAFPPNEPTDTLGEVVAAHDRTQLRLAESEKYAHVTYFLNGGREVEFAGEHRTIVDSPDVPTYDHQPEMSAPEVTDAAIDAIDRDDPALLVLNYANPDMVGHTGDFEAAVAAVEAVDAQLNRLVEACREAGAQVFITADHGNADEMGTPEDPHTAHTTNPVPFVAVTDDDHAVREDGTLPDIAPTVLSAMGIEVPDRMTGESLVA is encoded by the coding sequence ATGGACGCGGCGCTCATCATCCTCGACGGGTGGGGGATCGGATCGGATGGACGTGACGCGGTCGCCGCCGCACGGACGCCGACGTTCGACCGCCTCCGATCGGAGAACGGTTCAGGAACGCTCACGACGCACGGAGGATCGGTTGGGTTGCCGACCGGACAGATGGGTAACAGCGAGGTCGGTCACCTAACCATCGGCGCGGGCCGGGTCGTCTCCCAGAGTTCGACGCGTATCTCCGATGCGATCGCCGACGGTTCGATCGCCGACAACGAAGCGCTCTCCGATGCGATCGAGCACGCACGAGCACACGATGGACGCGTTCACCTCATGGGATTAGTCAGCGACGGCGGCGTCCACTCCTTGCAATCGCACCTGCACGCTCTCATCGAACTGATCGCGGATCACGAGGTTCCAGCCGTCACCCACGCGTTCACCGACGGTCGTGACACCCCGCCGACGAGCGGAATACGGTATCTCCGCGAGTTGGAGGCGGTGGCTTCGGCGGCTGGAACCGGCCACGTCGCCACGGTGTCCGGGCGCTACTACGCGATGGATCGAGACGAGAACTGGGACCGGACGAAACGCGCCTACGATGCCATCGTCAACCGGAGCGCAGAGCACACCGCGACCAGCGCCGTCGAAAGCATCGAAAACGCCTACGACCGCGAGGAGACCGACGAGTACGTTGTCCCGACACTGATCGAGGGAGGACCGGCACTCACCGACGGCGATGCGGTCGTCTTCTGTAACTTCCGGGCGGATCGGGCGCGGCAACTGACTCGGATGCTCGCCGATATTCGTCCCGAATGGTCCTTCGAGACGACGCCACCCGACACGCGTCTCGTAACGATGACGGAGTACGACGCCACCTTCGATCTCCCGGTCGCGTTTCCGCCCAACGAACCAACCGACACGCTCGGGGAGGTCGTCGCTGCTCACGATCGGACGCAACTCCGACTCGCCGAATCCGAGAAGTACGCCCACGTGACGTACTTCCTCAACGGCGGCCGAGAAGTGGAGTTCGCGGGCGAGCACAGAACCATCGTCGACAGTCCCGACGTGCCGACGTACGATCACCAACCCGAGATGAGCGCGCCCGAGGTGACCGACGCCGCGATCGACGCCATCGACCGCGACGACCCGGCGTTGCTCGTGCTCAACTACGCCAATCCGGATATGGTCGGACACACCGGCGATTTCGAGGCGGCCGTCGCGGCCGTGGAAGCCGTCGACGCGCAGCTGAACCGGCTCGTCGAAGCGTGTCGCGAGGCTGGGGCGCAGGTGTTCATCACCGCAGATCACGGCAACGCCGACGAGATGGGCACCCCAGAGGACCCCCACACCGCACACACCACCAACCCGGTGCCGTTCGTTGCGGTGACGGACGACGACCACGCGGTGCGCGAGGACGGCACGCTTCCCGATATCGCACCGACAGTACTGTCAGCCATGGGAATCGAGGTGCCCGATCGGATGACCGGCGAGTCGTTGGTTGCGTGA
- a CDS encoding DMT family transporter has protein sequence MRYRNLILFLVLAVLWGSAFMAIKVGVEYFPPVLFAALRYDIAGVLMLGYAWYVLDDPVPRTRSEWHLVAIGAVFLIGAYHALLFIGETDPGVTSATAAIVVSLSPVLTTAFARLMLPSERLGTLGLSGLILGFLGVIVLARPNPSNLFASDVVATFLIFIAALSFALGSVLTRRSDATLPIESLEAWSMLGGAVLMHAASVGLGESLQAITITTEAILALGYLSVFASAIGFLIYFSLLDRLGPIEINLVSYTAPPVAAVTGFLALGEHITLTTIAGFGVVMVGFALIKRNAIRQELPIFDSEHAGPADD, from the coding sequence GTGCGCTACCGAAATCTCATTTTGTTTTTGGTGCTCGCGGTTCTGTGGGGATCAGCATTCATGGCAATCAAGGTTGGAGTGGAGTATTTTCCGCCGGTGCTGTTCGCTGCGTTACGATACGACATCGCCGGCGTACTGATGCTCGGATACGCGTGGTACGTACTCGACGATCCCGTCCCTCGTACTCGAAGCGAGTGGCACCTCGTCGCCATCGGCGCGGTGTTTCTGATCGGAGCGTACCATGCGCTGTTGTTCATCGGGGAAACCGATCCGGGAGTGACGAGCGCCACTGCAGCGATCGTCGTGTCGCTCTCACCGGTGTTGACGACCGCGTTCGCTCGTCTCATGCTCCCCAGCGAACGCCTCGGAACGCTCGGACTGAGTGGCTTGATACTCGGATTCCTCGGTGTGATCGTTCTGGCACGACCGAATCCCTCGAACCTGTTCGCTTCGGACGTAGTAGCGACGTTCTTGATCTTCATTGCTGCCCTTTCGTTTGCGTTGGGCAGCGTGCTCACTCGTCGATCCGATGCCACCCTCCCGATCGAATCGCTCGAAGCGTGGTCGATGCTCGGCGGGGCTGTGCTCATGCATGCGGCCAGCGTCGGACTCGGTGAATCTCTGCAGGCGATCACCATCACGACCGAGGCGATCCTCGCTCTGGGCTATCTGTCGGTGTTTGCGAGCGCAATCGGGTTTCTCATCTATTTCTCGCTGCTCGACCGCCTCGGCCCGATCGAGATAAATCTCGTCTCGTACACTGCTCCGCCCGTAGCCGCTGTTACCGGCTTTCTCGCCCTCGGGGAACACATCACCCTCACGACGATCGCCGGTTTCGGGGTCGTCATGGTCGGATTCGCACTGATCAAACGAAACGCGATCCGGCAAGAACTCCCGATATTCGATTCCGAACACGCGGGTCCGGCCGACGACTGA
- a CDS encoding amidohydrolase family protein, whose translation MSTQLTGTILRGREFEPVEGRVVIDDGHITAVEETTTDSTDIILPAFVNAHTHIGDSIAKEAGGGLSLDELVAPPDGLKHRLLRAASDEELTHAMARSLRFMQRSGTGAFLEFREGGTAGVQALERALADDDLDLTAVVFGRESIEAMEISDGFGASGARDSDFEAERKATRNADKPFAIHAGERDPDDIDPAFDLDPELLVHMVHAQPDHFERLEETETPVAVCPRSNLVTGVGLPPIRQLLDHTTVALGTDNVMLNSPSMFREMEFACKFADVTARETLRMATVAGADAVGLNCGLIAEDRNARLLVLDGDSDNLVGARDPVRAVVRRAGVSDVKRVVLT comes from the coding sequence GTGAGCACGCAGCTCACCGGGACGATCCTCCGAGGCCGCGAGTTCGAGCCGGTCGAGGGACGGGTCGTCATCGACGACGGCCACATCACCGCCGTCGAGGAGACGACCACCGACTCGACGGACATCATCCTCCCGGCGTTCGTCAACGCCCACACCCACATCGGGGATTCGATCGCAAAGGAAGCCGGTGGGGGGCTGTCGCTGGACGAACTCGTTGCGCCGCCAGACGGTCTCAAACACCGCCTGCTCCGAGCGGCAAGCGACGAGGAGCTGACACACGCAATGGCCCGCTCGCTGCGGTTCATGCAACGAAGCGGCACCGGTGCGTTCCTCGAATTCCGTGAGGGCGGCACTGCGGGCGTGCAGGCGCTCGAACGCGCGCTGGCGGACGATGATCTCGATCTGACGGCCGTCGTGTTCGGCCGAGAGTCGATCGAAGCGATGGAGATAAGCGACGGGTTTGGGGCCAGCGGTGCGCGCGACAGCGATTTCGAAGCGGAGCGAAAAGCCACCCGCAACGCTGACAAACCGTTTGCCATCCACGCCGGCGAGCGCGATCCCGATGACATCGATCCCGCCTTCGATCTCGATCCGGAGCTGCTCGTCCACATGGTCCACGCCCAACCCGACCACTTCGAGCGACTCGAAGAAACTGAGACGCCGGTCGCCGTCTGTCCCCGGTCGAACCTCGTAACTGGCGTCGGGCTGCCACCCATCAGACAGCTCCTCGATCACACCACCGTCGCGCTCGGCACGGACAACGTCATGCTGAACAGCCCCTCGATGTTCCGGGAGATGGAGTTTGCCTGTAAGTTCGCGGACGTTACCGCCCGCGAGACGTTGCGGATGGCGACGGTCGCTGGTGCCGACGCCGTGGGACTGAACTGCGGTCTCATTGCGGAAGACAGAAACGCCCGACTGCTCGTACTCGACGGCGATTCGGACAACCTCGTAGGCGCACGCGACCCCGTGCGGGCGGTGGTCCGCCGGGCGGGCGTGAGCGATGTGAAACGCGTGGTGCTGACGTAG
- a CDS encoding HD domain-containing protein — MTTIKDSVHDHIEVEGVAAALLDTPPVQRLRRVSQLGTVDLVYPSANHTRFEHSLGVYHIANQALSKLGIGGQNADRIRAAALLHDVGHCPYSHNIESLVHRHTGKYHDEVYELLESSSIAAVLERHDIDPETVAALIAGEGQYGQLVSGELDVDRMDYLVRDAHHTGVPYGTIDHERFVRELRFIDGELVLDAGNVQTAESLLLARALMNRAVYKHPTVQIGRAMLQRATERLLAADATDPETLRRMDDHDLLAALRSCPATTEYARRLDTRTLYKRAVWAELDDVPDELLEMNHERTRALEADVADAADVDTEAVIFDIPGEPSMPESTSRVVVNGEVRTLAGESTLVRALMAAHHDRWRFGVYAPEASVDAVGRATEQVLGLELDALVNDLQLGRPATLDEFTEEGRS, encoded by the coding sequence GTGACGACGATCAAAGACAGTGTTCACGACCATATCGAGGTCGAGGGCGTCGCCGCCGCCTTGCTCGATACGCCGCCGGTCCAACGGTTGCGTCGTGTCAGCCAACTCGGGACGGTCGATCTGGTGTATCCATCAGCCAACCACACCCGGTTCGAACACAGTCTCGGCGTGTACCACATCGCCAACCAAGCCCTCTCGAAGCTCGGGATCGGGGGACAGAACGCCGACCGGATTCGGGCGGCGGCGTTACTTCACGACGTGGGACACTGCCCGTACAGCCACAACATCGAATCTCTCGTCCACCGACATACGGGGAAATACCACGACGAGGTATACGAGCTGCTCGAATCGTCGTCGATCGCAGCGGTACTAGAACGTCACGACATCGACCCTGAGACCGTGGCGGCGCTCATCGCTGGAGAGGGACAGTACGGACAGCTCGTTTCGGGTGAACTCGACGTTGATCGGATGGATTACCTCGTCCGGGATGCCCACCACACGGGCGTCCCCTACGGCACGATCGATCACGAGCGCTTCGTCAGAGAGCTACGATTCATCGATGGGGAACTCGTGCTCGACGCTGGCAACGTCCAGACGGCAGAAAGTCTGCTGCTCGCGCGGGCCCTGATGAACCGCGCAGTGTACAAACATCCGACCGTTCAGATCGGGCGAGCGATGCTCCAACGAGCGACCGAACGGCTGTTGGCAGCCGATGCCACCGATCCTGAGACGCTGCGTCGGATGGACGACCACGATCTTCTTGCTGCGCTCCGTTCGTGTCCGGCGACGACGGAGTACGCCCGTCGCCTCGATACCCGAACGCTGTACAAACGCGCAGTGTGGGCGGAACTCGATGACGTCCCCGACGAGCTACTCGAGATGAACCACGAGCGAACACGAGCGCTCGAAGCAGACGTAGCCGACGCGGCCGATGTCGATACCGAAGCCGTTATTTTCGATATTCCCGGAGAGCCGTCGATGCCCGAATCGACGAGCCGCGTCGTCGTCAACGGAGAGGTCAGGACGCTTGCGGGCGAATCGACGCTCGTCCGCGCGCTCATGGCAGCCCACCACGACCGATGGCGGTTTGGCGTGTACGCACCCGAAGCGTCGGTTGACGCCGTCGGCCGCGCGACCGAACAGGTGCTTGGACTGGAACTTGACGCGCTGGTCAACGACCTCCAGCTCGGTCGACCCGCAACGCTCGATGAGTTCACCGAGGAGGGACGATCGTGA
- a CDS encoding BtpA/SgcQ family protein, with protein sequence MELFDSQPIIGMVHLDPLPGAPQFDGDRAAIRRRALDDARALDAGGVDGVIVENFGDAPFYPEDVPTHVVAAMTSLVGAVADTVDVPVGVNVLRNDAEAALSIAAATEASFVRINVHTGARRTDQGIVEGRAHDTLRLREQLDVDVRILADVAVKHSEPLGPENVQNETRDAVERGLADAVVVSGAGTGHDVPRDRLDAVADAAHECTVPVYVGSGVTHDTAVELLSVADGAIVGSALKADGNVHEPVDRSRVEALIDAID encoded by the coding sequence ATGGAGCTGTTCGACTCCCAGCCGATCATCGGAATGGTCCACCTCGATCCACTGCCGGGCGCGCCTCAGTTCGACGGCGACCGTGCGGCGATCCGCCGGCGGGCGCTCGACGACGCCCGAGCGCTTGACGCCGGTGGCGTCGATGGCGTGATCGTCGAGAACTTCGGAGACGCGCCTTTCTATCCTGAGGACGTTCCGACCCACGTCGTCGCGGCGATGACCAGCCTCGTCGGGGCTGTGGCCGACACTGTCGACGTGCCGGTCGGGGTGAACGTGCTTCGAAACGACGCCGAGGCCGCACTGTCGATCGCCGCCGCGACAGAGGCGTCGTTCGTCCGGATCAACGTCCACACTGGCGCGCGCCGCACCGACCAAGGGATCGTCGAGGGACGAGCACACGACACCCTCCGGCTACGCGAGCAGCTGGACGTTGATGTGCGGATTCTTGCTGACGTGGCGGTCAAACACAGCGAGCCGCTGGGGCCCGAAAACGTGCAAAACGAAACCCGGGATGCCGTCGAGCGCGGTCTTGCCGACGCTGTGGTCGTCTCCGGTGCGGGCACCGGACACGATGTCCCCCGTGACCGCCTTGACGCTGTTGCCGACGCGGCCCACGAGTGTACGGTCCCGGTGTACGTCGGCAGCGGGGTAACCCACGATACTGCCGTGGAACTCCTCTCGGTTGCTGATGGCGCGATCGTCGGCTCGGCGCTGAAGGCCGACGGCAACGTACACGAGCCGGTGGACCGATCCCGCGTCGAGGCGCTGATTGACGCGATCGACTGA
- a CDS encoding tRNA-dihydrouridine synthase, giving the protein MGRSAPAAFAPRIAVASLSGASDAAWARQAAPYAGCAFLGGIALDRPTRDAARALTARDREEFLPTDPLAFIDTELSELSELPITAGFNVRSSSLTPLQNAAAVCHEHDAIVEINAHCRQDEMCTAGAGETLLADLDRLCAYVRGVSETGATTSVKMRAEVPGVDLPETARRASQAGADILHIDAMDSEPVIEEVAAHSDAFLIANNGVRDRETAREYFDYGADAVSVGRPSDDPRVLSRVYDATVEWFGIDRRADA; this is encoded by the coding sequence ATGGGTCGATCGGCTCCCGCGGCGTTCGCCCCCCGGATTGCGGTGGCGAGTCTGAGCGGTGCGTCGGATGCGGCCTGGGCACGGCAGGCTGCCCCGTACGCCGGCTGTGCGTTTCTGGGTGGAATCGCGCTCGACCGACCCACCCGTGACGCCGCTCGGGCACTCACAGCGCGCGACCGAGAGGAGTTTCTGCCCACTGATCCGCTCGCCTTCATCGATACGGAACTGTCCGAACTGTCAGAGTTACCGATCACCGCCGGGTTCAACGTCCGGAGTAGCTCACTCACACCACTCCAGAATGCGGCTGCTGTCTGCCATGAGCACGACGCGATCGTCGAGATCAACGCCCATTGCAGACAGGACGAAATGTGTACGGCAGGTGCCGGTGAAACGCTGTTGGCCGATCTCGATAGGCTCTGTGCGTACGTCCGCGGTGTGAGTGAGACGGGCGCAACGACGAGCGTGAAAATGCGCGCTGAGGTTCCGGGCGTCGACCTCCCCGAAACAGCGAGACGAGCGAGCCAAGCGGGGGCGGATATCCTACACATCGATGCGATGGACTCGGAGCCGGTGATCGAGGAGGTGGCTGCACACAGCGATGCGTTCCTCATCGCGAACAACGGTGTCCGCGACCGGGAGACGGCACGGGAGTATTTCGACTACGGCGCGGACGCGGTAAGCGTCGGCAGACCGAGCGACGATCCGCGCGTGCTCTCTCGTGTCTACGATGCGACAGTAGAATGGTTCGGTATCGATCGGAGGGCCGATGCGTGA
- a CDS encoding PLP-dependent cysteine synthase family protein → MTTHKEPLSSVLNTIGETPLVAVHTDLSTVDVYAKLESFNPGASVKDRIGKYMLERMLDRGDIDPGGTVIEPTAGNTGIGFAIAAQQLGLEAICVVPERFSREKQQLMRALGAEVVNTPTEAEMSGAVERAHELAAEIDNSVVPQQFSNPLNTEAHYTTTGPEIYEALDGEVGAVVAGCGTAGTLIGIGRYAREQNPDTHVCAVEPEGSVYARFFGEETDHEEYKTEGIGTSDPTTNELFEPELVDDVLQVSDRTAQAELKRLAREEGHLVASSSGAASVAARRVAERINGGQLSVPHSTVVTVFPDSSDRYLSKGIYEEFEAWEG, encoded by the coding sequence ATGACGACACACAAAGAGCCGCTGTCGTCGGTCCTCAACACCATTGGAGAAACGCCGCTGGTCGCCGTCCACACCGATCTGTCGACGGTCGACGTGTACGCCAAACTGGAATCGTTCAACCCCGGCGCGAGCGTGAAAGATCGGATCGGGAAGTACATGCTCGAACGGATGCTCGACCGGGGCGACATCGATCCCGGCGGCACGGTGATCGAACCGACGGCTGGAAACACGGGGATCGGATTTGCGATCGCGGCCCAACAGCTCGGTCTCGAAGCAATCTGTGTGGTTCCTGAACGGTTCAGCCGGGAAAAACAACAGCTCATGCGCGCGCTGGGTGCGGAGGTGGTGAACACGCCGACCGAGGCCGAAATGTCGGGCGCAGTCGAACGGGCGCACGAACTCGCCGCGGAGATCGACAACAGCGTGGTTCCACAGCAGTTCTCGAATCCGTTGAATACGGAGGCCCACTACACAACGACAGGGCCGGAGATCTATGAGGCGCTCGACGGCGAGGTCGGGGCGGTCGTCGCCGGCTGTGGCACGGCGGGTACCCTAATTGGGATCGGTCGGTACGCCCGCGAACAGAACCCGGACACACACGTCTGTGCCGTCGAACCCGAAGGGTCGGTGTATGCGCGGTTTTTCGGGGAAGAGACCGACCACGAGGAGTACAAGACCGAAGGCATCGGAACGAGCGATCCGACGACGAACGAGCTGTTCGAGCCGGAGCTGGTCGACGACGTGCTGCAAGTGAGCGATCGGACGGCACAGGCGGAGCTGAAACGGCTCGCTCGCGAGGAAGGCCACCTCGTCGCGTCGAGTTCGGGCGCTGCCAGCGTCGCCGCTCGACGGGTTGCTGAACGGATCAACGGCGGGCAGCTGTCGGTGCCACACTCGACTGTCGTCACGGTGTTTCCCGATTCGAGCGATCGATACCTCTCGAAGGGAATCTACGAAGAGTTCGAGGCGTGGGAAGGGTAA
- a CDS encoding gamma carbonic anhydrase family protein, protein MVLRSFEGTAPTVHETARVDETAVVIGDVTIEAEASVWPNTTLRGDSGAIVLREGANVQDNAVCHEGCEIGPYATVGHTAIVHAATVGERATIGMGATVLDGAHVGDRSLVAAGSVVTEDTEIPSEHIAVGTPAEVREHVPDSPWTYAGEHYVELAKRHERSSELID, encoded by the coding sequence ATGGTGTTACGTTCGTTCGAAGGGACAGCTCCGACAGTGCACGAGACGGCCCGCGTCGACGAGACGGCGGTCGTGATCGGTGATGTGACGATCGAGGCCGAAGCGAGCGTCTGGCCCAACACGACGCTCCGGGGCGATTCGGGCGCGATCGTACTCAGAGAGGGCGCGAACGTTCAGGATAACGCTGTCTGTCACGAGGGGTGTGAGATCGGTCCGTACGCCACGGTCGGCCACACCGCGATCGTGCACGCGGCGACGGTTGGTGAGCGCGCGACGATCGGGATGGGTGCGACGGTGCTCGATGGGGCACACGTCGGCGATCGGAGCCTCGTAGCCGCCGGCAGCGTCGTCACCGAGGATACTGAAATCCCGTCGGAACACATCGCCGTCGGCACGCCCGCGGAGGTCCGCGAGCACGTCCCTGACTCGCCGTGGACCTACGCCGGCGAGCACTACGTGGAACTGGCAAAGCGACACGAACGGAGTTCCGAACTGATCGATTAA
- the cofD gene encoding 2-phospho-L-lactate transferase gives MTTFLAGGTGTPKLLAGSDTVFPPSETVVVGNTGDDIELGGVLISPDLDTVLFLDGGVLDRKTWWGIDDDPSITHDELVRIADRTGLDSEPRYLPEDRQTAGREIAQWRRFSGVGEFMQIGDRDRAVHVTRTSLLDEGATLTEATETLADAFGLDRTLLPMSDDPVATIVHTPDGPMHFQAFWVGHDGEPPVETVEFRGAADAEPTEQVLDALSQPVVIGPSNPVTSIGPMLSMERFEQALFETTVVAVSPFIGDQVFSGPAAKLMRAMGYEASTAGVAEAYPFVDAFVLDSEDLTALDRPVVRTDTTLDTDADAARVARAVRDALELSEHTAPPSATQPETDGDQ, from the coding sequence ATGACGACGTTCCTCGCTGGTGGAACCGGCACCCCGAAACTGCTCGCCGGGAGCGATACCGTGTTTCCCCCGTCCGAAACGGTCGTCGTTGGGAACACGGGAGATGACATCGAACTCGGTGGTGTCCTCATCTCGCCGGATCTTGATACGGTACTCTTTCTGGACGGCGGTGTGCTTGACCGTAAAACGTGGTGGGGGATCGACGACGATCCGAGTATCACTCACGACGAACTCGTCCGGATCGCTGACCGAACGGGACTCGATTCCGAACCGCGCTACCTTCCCGAGGATCGACAGACTGCTGGCCGAGAGATCGCCCAGTGGCGACGGTTTTCTGGCGTGGGGGAGTTCATGCAGATCGGTGACCGCGACCGTGCGGTTCACGTGACTCGGACGAGCCTGCTGGATGAGGGTGCGACGCTGACGGAGGCGACGGAAACGCTAGCCGACGCGTTCGGTCTGGATCGGACCCTGTTGCCGATGAGCGACGATCCGGTGGCAACGATCGTTCACACGCCGGACGGACCGATGCATTTCCAGGCGTTTTGGGTCGGCCACGACGGAGAGCCACCGGTTGAGACGGTGGAGTTCCGGGGTGCAGCCGACGCCGAGCCGACCGAGCAGGTGCTCGACGCGCTGTCCCAACCGGTCGTGATCGGTCCGTCGAACCCCGTGACGAGCATCGGGCCCATGCTGTCGATGGAGCGATTCGAACAAGCGCTGTTCGAGACGACGGTCGTCGCAGTCTCACCGTTCATCGGTGATCAGGTCTTTTCCGGCCCGGCGGCCAAGCTCATGCGCGCAATGGGCTATGAAGCTAGCACCGCTGGCGTCGCCGAGGCCTACCCCTTCGTGGATGCGTTCGTGCTCGATTCCGAGGATCTGACCGCGCTTGACCGGCCAGTGGTGCGAACCGACACGACGCTCGACACCGACGCCGACGCGGCGCGGGTCGCCCGCGCGGTCCGCGATGCGCTCGAACTGAGCGAACACACGGCACCGCCCAGCGCCACCCAGCCCGAGACGGACGGTGATCAGTGA